A genomic region of Rhodanobacter sp. contains the following coding sequences:
- a CDS encoding formylglycine-generating enzyme family protein, with protein MPSNDTLQRQRNFGGMVGIVVLALGLGYHFFPNLFHAEPDVAVRRSVPVLPASAAGGAAMANQPAAEELNAGPPLTLAPTAVIAARLAREDADLPKQLTPDPPKLRALLERADKALAAGHLTGDADSAAALFVQAVKDKADSRRAAQGVIDVRARLVAQTEREIALGDAEDAGEHLAALQQLPGSDDAVVRLTAALNTLAEVRPLLVKAAGLLQQGKVDQPVGHSALDIYREVQRRDPQNAVAEQGILDVQHAVLDRALAAVAKNDFADADKVLAEAQAIRPGSQQLHDVRQRVDNMRNARASVVLSQASSALDAGNIALAKQLAAQAQAISPQVAGLAAFNQQLLDAQLYDSHKPGQVFSDRYVDIAGQSPAMVVIPTGTFLMGATNSDDGRNASELPQHMVGITQGFAMSRSAITVGQFREFVRASGYVPDSVKHGGASVYDERSGTMRDDGSATWQDDYAGHKAAENLPVVNISWADAKAYADWLSQRTGKTYRLPSEAEFAYALRAGTTTRYWWGDGTPKSKVENLTGSRDRSPSGRRWSHAFRDYGDDYWGPAPVMSFAPNPFGLYDMGGNVTEWTADCWHDNFIRAPVDGTAWINPGCGTRVLRGGSWGSSPEQARSAWRQGVDAGTRSGRVGFRVVRDL; from the coding sequence ATGCCGAGCAACGACACGCTGCAACGTCAACGCAATTTCGGCGGCATGGTGGGCATCGTCGTGTTGGCGCTCGGCCTGGGTTACCACTTCTTCCCCAATCTGTTCCATGCAGAGCCGGACGTGGCCGTGCGGCGCAGCGTGCCGGTGCTGCCGGCAAGCGCGGCGGGCGGCGCGGCGATGGCCAACCAGCCGGCCGCCGAAGAGTTGAATGCCGGGCCGCCGCTCACCCTGGCGCCCACCGCGGTGATCGCCGCCCGGCTGGCGCGCGAGGATGCGGATCTGCCGAAGCAGCTCACCCCCGATCCGCCGAAACTGCGCGCGCTGCTGGAGCGGGCCGACAAGGCGCTCGCCGCCGGCCATCTGACCGGCGACGCGGACAGCGCCGCCGCGCTCTTCGTGCAGGCGGTCAAGGACAAGGCGGACAGCCGCCGCGCCGCGCAGGGCGTGATCGACGTGCGCGCGCGGCTGGTGGCGCAGACCGAGCGCGAAATCGCACTGGGCGATGCCGAGGATGCGGGCGAGCACCTGGCGGCGTTGCAGCAGCTGCCCGGCAGCGACGACGCCGTCGTGCGCCTCACGGCCGCACTCAACACGCTGGCCGAAGTGCGCCCGTTGCTGGTGAAGGCGGCGGGCCTGTTGCAGCAGGGCAAGGTGGACCAGCCCGTCGGCCACAGCGCGTTGGACATCTACCGCGAGGTGCAGCGTCGCGATCCGCAGAACGCGGTGGCCGAGCAGGGCATCCTGGACGTGCAGCACGCGGTGCTGGATCGCGCGCTGGCCGCAGTGGCGAAGAACGATTTCGCCGATGCGGACAAGGTGCTTGCCGAGGCGCAGGCGATCCGGCCCGGTTCGCAGCAACTGCACGACGTGCGCCAGCGCGTGGACAACATGCGCAATGCGCGCGCCAGCGTCGTGCTGAGTCAGGCCAGTTCCGCGCTTGACGCAGGCAACATCGCCTTGGCCAAGCAGCTCGCCGCGCAGGCGCAGGCGATCAGCCCGCAAGTGGCCGGCCTCGCCGCGTTCAACCAGCAGCTGCTCGACGCGCAGCTCTACGACAGCCACAAGCCGGGGCAGGTGTTCAGCGACCGCTACGTGGACATCGCGGGGCAATCGCCCGCGATGGTGGTGATCCCCACCGGCACCTTCCTGATGGGCGCCACGAACAGCGACGACGGCCGCAACGCGAGCGAACTGCCGCAGCACATGGTCGGCATCACGCAGGGTTTCGCCATGTCGCGCAGCGCGATCACCGTGGGCCAGTTCCGCGAATTCGTGCGCGCGAGCGGCTACGTGCCCGATTCGGTCAAGCATGGCGGCGCCAGCGTCTACGACGAGCGCAGCGGCACGATGCGCGACGACGGCAGCGCCACCTGGCAGGACGACTACGCCGGCCACAAGGCCGCGGAAAACCTTCCGGTGGTCAACATTTCGTGGGCCGACGCCAAGGCCTATGCCGACTGGCTCAGCCAGCGCACCGGCAAGACCTACCGCCTGCCCAGCGAAGCCGAGTTCGCCTACGCGTTGCGCGCCGGCACCACCACGCGCTACTGGTGGGGCGACGGCACGCCCAAGAGCAAGGTGGAGAACCTCACCGGCTCGCGCGACCGGTCGCCCAGCGGCCGCCGCTGGAGCCACGCCTTCCGCGATTACGGCGACGACTACTGGGGGCCGGCGCCGGTGATGAGTTTCGCGCCCAACCCGTTCGGCCTCTACGACATGGGCGGCAACGTCACCGAATGGACCGCCGACTGCTGGCACGACAACTTCATTCGTGCTCCGGTCGACGGCACCGCGTGGATCAATCCGGGCTGCGGCACGCGCGTGTTGCGCGGCGGATCGTGGGGCAGTTCCCCCGAACAGGCGCGTTCGGCATGGCGGCAGGGCGTCGATGCCGGCACGCGCAGCGGGCGCGTGGGTTTCCGTGTGGTGCGCGACCTGTAA
- a CDS encoding HU family DNA-binding protein → MATKTTAKKAPAKAAKPAPKAPAAVKPIGDTLSKSGLIAHIAQHAGVEAKHVKAVLASLEHVVLGSLHKKGVGQFTLPGLFKVNAVKVPAKPKRTGINPFTKQEQVFAAKPATVKVKVRPLKKLKDAAL, encoded by the coding sequence ATGGCTACCAAGACCACTGCCAAGAAAGCCCCCGCCAAGGCCGCTAAACCGGCGCCGAAGGCTCCCGCCGCCGTCAAGCCGATCGGCGACACGCTGAGCAAGTCCGGCCTGATCGCCCACATCGCCCAGCACGCCGGCGTCGAAGCCAAGCACGTCAAGGCCGTGCTCGCCTCGCTGGAGCACGTCGTGCTCGGCTCCCTGCACAAAAAGGGCGTCGGCCAGTTCACCCTGCCGGGCCTGTTCAAGGTCAACGCGGTGAAGGTGCCGGCCAAGCCGAAGCGCACCGGCATCAACCCGTTCACCAAGCAGGAACAGGTGTTTGCCGCCAAGCCGGCCACCGTGAAGGTGAAGGTGCGTCCGCTGAAGAAGCTCAAGGACGCCGCGCTCTGA
- a CDS encoding sulfotransferase, with the protein MPTAPDASKPLRKFHFISGLPRSGTTLLAAILNQNPRFRAGMTSPLADIMGVVIAEASSKNDFSFDVSDEQRASLLRGLVENFYAPQEGAEVVFDTSRLWCSRMQLLDTLFPGVKVIACVRQLAWVLDSMERLVRRQPVSVSKVFRFDTNTTVYSRVEALTDPRGMVGFAYQATKDAFYGPHARDHLLMLTYESLVRDPAAAMRAVYRFLGEPWFEHDFDRIEYRADEFDARVGMPGLHSVRPKVEAVERQSILPREIFGRFANEAFWADPKNNVNQVPIV; encoded by the coding sequence ATGCCCACTGCACCCGACGCCAGCAAGCCGCTGCGGAAATTCCACTTCATCTCTGGGCTGCCGCGCTCCGGCACCACCCTGCTGGCCGCCATCCTCAACCAGAATCCGCGCTTCCGCGCCGGCATGACCAGCCCGCTGGCCGACATCATGGGCGTGGTGATCGCGGAGGCGAGCAGCAAGAACGATTTTTCGTTCGACGTCTCCGACGAACAGCGCGCCTCGCTGCTGCGCGGCCTGGTCGAGAATTTCTATGCGCCGCAGGAAGGCGCCGAGGTGGTGTTCGACACCAGCCGCCTGTGGTGCAGCCGCATGCAGCTGCTGGACACGCTGTTTCCCGGCGTGAAGGTGATCGCCTGCGTGCGCCAGCTCGCCTGGGTGCTGGACAGCATGGAGCGGCTGGTGCGCCGGCAACCGGTCAGCGTCAGCAAGGTGTTCCGCTTCGACACCAACACCACGGTGTACTCGCGCGTCGAGGCGTTGACCGACCCGCGCGGCATGGTGGGCTTCGCCTACCAGGCCACCAAGGACGCGTTCTACGGCCCGCACGCGCGGGACCACCTGCTGATGCTGACCTACGAAAGCCTGGTGCGCGACCCGGCCGCGGCGATGCGCGCGGTCTATCGGTTCCTCGGCGAACCCTGGTTCGAACACGATTTCGACCGCATCGAATACCGCGCCGACGAGTTCGACGCCCGCGTCGGCATGCCCGGCCTGCATTCCGTGCGGCCGAAGGTGGAGGCCGTCGAGCGCCAGTCCATCCTGCCGCGCGAGATCTTCGGCCGCTTCGCGAACGAGGCGTTCTGGGCGGACCCGAAGAACAACGTCAACCAGGTACCCATCGTGTGA
- a CDS encoding GNAT family N-acetyltransferase, with protein sequence MPRPAVPADHVQADHHVKIVIDDLTHPKVHALLREHLAGMHVHSPPGNVFALDLGGLKVPEITFWTAWDETELMGCGALKELDAAHGEIKSMRTAAGHLRKGVSREILDAILAEARRRGYSRVSLETGSTAAFAPAHALYEQAGFVRSGPFGDYSPNSFSMFFTRTI encoded by the coding sequence ATGCCGCGACCGGCCGTCCCGGCTGACCATGTTCAAGCGGACCATCACGTGAAAATCGTCATCGATGATCTGACCCATCCCAAGGTCCACGCCCTGCTTCGGGAGCACTTGGCGGGCATGCACGTCCATTCGCCTCCCGGGAACGTGTTCGCACTGGATCTGGGCGGATTGAAAGTGCCGGAGATCACGTTCTGGACTGCCTGGGACGAAACGGAACTCATGGGCTGCGGCGCCTTGAAGGAACTCGATGCCGCGCACGGCGAAATAAAATCCATGCGCACGGCCGCAGGGCATTTGCGCAAAGGCGTTTCCCGGGAAATCCTCGACGCCATCCTGGCCGAGGCCAGGCGCAGAGGCTATTCGAGAGTGAGCCTGGAAACCGGCTCCACGGCGGCTTTTGCCCCGGCGCATGCGCTGTATGAGCAGGCCGGCTTTGTACGCAGCGGGCCCTTCGGCGACTATTCGCCAAATAGCTTCAGCATGTTTTTTACGAGAACGATTTGA
- a CDS encoding LacI family DNA-binding transcriptional regulator, with the protein MTRVTINDVARASGTSKKTVSRVLNNEPNVRDAVRDRVLAAMAELNYRPLTSARSLATNRSFMIGLLYDNLSPSYIMEVQAGVLAACEAQHYSMMVQPLVSTAPDLVARVEDILSRHRPDGLILTPPITDHPQLLEHLRKACLPFASIAPLHGEDCIGVMLREREAAAAMVEYLASLGHRRIAHIIGDPKHGGGVWRLAGFRDGMQRAGLQENPAYMVQGRFSFESGVAATRQLLALRQRPTAIFAADDDMATGAIWAAAEAGVAVPGEISICGFDDTNIATQVWPPLTTVHQPVREMGRRATEELLLRVQDKGDARMVEVGYEMRIRASTAPPP; encoded by the coding sequence ATGACGCGCGTGACCATCAACGACGTCGCCCGCGCCTCGGGCACCTCGAAAAAAACCGTGTCGCGGGTACTCAACAACGAGCCCAACGTGCGCGACGCCGTGCGCGACCGCGTGCTGGCGGCGATGGCGGAGCTCAACTACCGCCCGCTCACCTCGGCGCGCAGCCTGGCGACCAACCGCTCCTTCATGATCGGCCTGCTGTACGACAACCTGTCGCCCAGCTACATCATGGAAGTGCAGGCCGGCGTGCTGGCGGCCTGCGAGGCGCAGCACTACAGCATGATGGTGCAGCCGCTGGTTTCGACGGCGCCGGATCTCGTCGCGCGCGTCGAGGACATCCTGTCGCGGCACCGGCCCGACGGGCTGATCCTCACCCCGCCGATCACCGACCACCCGCAGCTGCTCGAACACCTGCGCAAGGCCTGCCTGCCGTTCGCCTCGATCGCCCCGCTCCACGGCGAGGACTGCATCGGCGTGATGCTGCGCGAGCGCGAAGCGGCCGCGGCGATGGTGGAATACCTCGCGTCGCTCGGCCACCGGCGCATCGCCCACATCATCGGCGATCCCAAGCACGGCGGCGGCGTCTGGCGCCTCGCCGGTTTCCGCGACGGCATGCAGCGCGCCGGATTGCAGGAAAACCCCGCCTACATGGTGCAGGGCCGTTTCTCCTTCGAATCCGGCGTGGCCGCCACGCGCCAGCTGCTGGCGCTGCGGCAGCGCCCCACCGCCATCTTCGCGGCGGACGACGACATGGCCACCGGCGCGATCTGGGCCGCCGCTGAAGCCGGCGTGGCGGTGCCCGGCGAAATCTCCATCTGCGGCTTCGACGACACCAACATCGCCACCCAGGTCTGGCCGCCGCTGACCACCGTGCACCAGCCCGTGCGCGAGATGGGCCGGCGCGCCACCGAGGAGCTGCTGCTGCGCGTGCAGGACAAGGGCGACGCCCGCATGGTCGAGGTCGGCTACGAAATGCGCATACGCGCCTCGACCGCGCCGCCGCCTTGA